A single region of the Sandaracinaceae bacterium genome encodes:
- a CDS encoding MarR family transcriptional regulator: MAKFTDKQGQYLAFIHAYTKLNRRPPAESDMQRFFEVTPPTVHRMVVELEKRGLIQRQPGKARTIQVLVPTEEIPALQ, encoded by the coding sequence ATGGCCAAGTTCACCGACAAGCAGGGCCAGTACCTGGCCTTCATCCACGCCTACACGAAGCTCAACCGACGACCGCCGGCTGAGTCCGACATGCAGCGCTTCTTCGAGGTGACGCCACCTACCGTTCACCGCATGGTCGTCGAGCTCGAGAAGCGCGGCCTCATCCAGCGACAACCTGGCAAAGCGCGAACCATCCAGGTCCTCGTGCCGACCGAGGAAATTCCGGCGCTCCAGTGA
- a CDS encoding peptidylprolyl isomerase: MAFACLGCDGDEETAASDEGRQDEALTGVAPDGTQIIFAGPNDRGERAVSGTASGEDQLIREPNEPDPEAGEFTLEEAVVGLPIDGSLVVELSTEFGTVLCDLYADRAPVTVANFIGLARGLRPWWDARAGEWVRRPYYRGLTFHRVIPGYLIQTGDYLGDGTGTVGYTIDDEPHDTLAHDRAGQLAMANHDGENTSGAQFFITDGPAPQLDGQGYTIFGQCRPQHVISQIARVPQSPEEGNHPLTPVHIQRLMIRRVEGGAAQAEPTRPQAPPEPRGASRPPGSDPRQRFDPRQYGEPSPLPNGRTGPPSRPRVLPHGGHQH, encoded by the coding sequence GTGGCCTTCGCTTGCCTCGGATGCGACGGCGACGAAGAGACGGCCGCGAGCGACGAGGGGCGGCAGGACGAAGCGCTCACCGGCGTCGCGCCGGACGGGACGCAGATCATCTTCGCGGGCCCCAACGACCGCGGTGAGCGCGCGGTCTCCGGCACCGCTTCGGGCGAGGACCAGCTCATCCGCGAGCCGAACGAGCCCGACCCGGAGGCCGGCGAGTTCACCCTCGAGGAGGCGGTGGTCGGGCTCCCGATCGACGGCAGCCTCGTGGTGGAGCTCTCCACCGAGTTCGGCACCGTGCTCTGCGATCTCTACGCGGACCGCGCGCCGGTGACCGTCGCCAACTTCATCGGCCTCGCCCGCGGCCTGCGGCCCTGGTGGGACGCCCGCGCGGGCGAGTGGGTGCGCCGACCGTACTACCGCGGCCTGACCTTCCATCGCGTGATCCCCGGCTACCTGATCCAGACCGGCGACTACCTCGGCGACGGCACCGGGACCGTCGGCTACACCATCGACGACGAGCCCCACGACACCCTCGCCCACGATCGCGCCGGCCAGCTCGCGATGGCCAACCACGACGGCGAGAACACCTCGGGCGCGCAGTTCTTCATCACCGACGGGCCGGCGCCTCAGCTCGACGGGCAGGGCTACACGATCTTCGGGCAGTGCCGGCCGCAGCACGTCATCAGCCAGATCGCGCGCGTGCCTCAGTCGCCCGAGGAGGGCAATCACCCGCTGACGCCGGTGCACATCCAGCGCCTGATGATCCGGCGCGTGGAGGGCGGCGCGGCCCAGGCCGAGCCGACCCGCCCGCAGGCGCCGCCGGAGCCGCGCGGCGCCTCGCGACCGCCGGGGTCCGATCCCCGTCAGCGCTTCGACCCGCGTCAATACGGTGAGCCGAGCCCGCTGCCCAACGGCCGCACGGGCCCGCCCTCTCGCCCCCGCGTCCTCCCGCACGGCGGTCACCAGCACTAG
- a CDS encoding DUF192 domain-containing protein produces MRATPTPEADAPSARVVLEPEGAPPVEVRVEVADTPAARQRGLMFRRHMPRDAGMLFIFPRAEPRSFWMRNTFLALDILFIGADRRVVGVVEHASPLTDDSRAVEADSQYVLEVHAGFARTHSLSTGTPVRFTGLPEE; encoded by the coding sequence GTGCGCGCGACTCCGACGCCAGAAGCCGACGCGCCGTCCGCGCGCGTGGTGCTCGAGCCGGAGGGCGCGCCCCCGGTCGAGGTGCGGGTCGAGGTCGCCGATACGCCCGCCGCGCGCCAACGTGGGCTGATGTTCCGGCGTCACATGCCCCGGGACGCTGGCATGCTCTTCATCTTCCCTCGCGCGGAGCCGCGCTCCTTCTGGATGCGGAATACTTTCCTCGCTCTCGACATCCTCTTCATCGGCGCCGATCGCCGCGTCGTCGGGGTCGTCGAGCACGCCTCCCCGCTCACCGACGATTCGCGGGCGGTCGAGGCCGACTCACAGTACGTCTTGGAGGTGCACGCGGGCTTCGCGCGCACCCACTCTCTCTCCACGGGCACGCCCGTGCGCTTCACCGGTCTCCCGGAGGAATAA
- a CDS encoding PQQ-binding-like beta-propeller repeat protein, which produces MNLRTNTRFAIALTALFAVACGPQYRNAFSYHFADNEEAQLAAILEQLPEASQDDAPENALGQPIAVVTTHAEDGGERQIVALRVDSGETMWSVAADAATQPEILGDVVLISTRERVIAYDLSGGRQLWAYDLPDLAYVGATRDGDTIYWSATVGALGGARRVGHVVAMDARSGREIWRHEVQGVFGQPAAQGGLVFVPWERQNIAVLDELTGDEVARLRSTDDVIAWAFDHPTGIYYGGRGVYRLTHRSVSGTRAESTHIRPPLGELPRQPESVFPDGFVPKPGTRSARGRIRVYFNPAPAADAESIHIEGDTYYFAYYRYVFAYDLEGNLRWSRILEQDVVNAEAMPHGLLTFGEQGQMHLLDVETGNDRWTQDTGLATASVALDAAGFSPGGESGETRPLRQSLNEMVVDPDNRLVAARAYAIERLAAIEDEEITRDLLDLYQQQSMPGALKEAIRESLRTRRSGAQFLMEALARRYDYLEDTQAPPLEAIVPALLEMEHAEAVPQLIHHMMDHETPARVLPDVVRAVVRLGGEDAVPALRTFLVLYHADSEFQGPVADQAPEEEGGQPVSADPEARALAFAAEGIFEHGGVEGRELLASLSVETARTHEPIAAYIQGLYQSEREAEERRAQEEEAAAQAALAEAAAEAEAALPNRLSQEQVNQTFAANADSIRECVAGELERNPRLNQVRLVFILSSDGQASELTVAPNSDPLVECMRGQVADIEFPRFRQRRMRANFVVSIRGGTEEVEGGQPAVQPLPEDAPWWAWSQRRAALRGVAEQVPAEVEPWWAEREPPAEEPEPVFAVETHECPPGLPNCNEPDQASDTQQQQGQQASAGQGQQGAQTQQGQQGQQGQQAQQGQQGQQAQQGQQGQASQGQQGQQGQAASGQGQQGQAGGGGTPWWAAAAAEEDEEEEEEEEEPAPPRRR; this is translated from the coding sequence GTGAATCTCCGGACGAACACGCGCTTCGCGATCGCGCTCACCGCCCTCTTCGCCGTCGCGTGCGGGCCCCAGTACCGCAACGCCTTCAGCTACCACTTCGCGGACAACGAGGAGGCGCAGCTCGCGGCCATCCTCGAGCAGCTCCCGGAGGCGTCCCAGGACGACGCGCCCGAGAACGCGCTCGGGCAGCCCATCGCGGTCGTGACCACCCACGCCGAGGACGGCGGAGAGCGGCAGATCGTCGCGCTGCGCGTGGACTCCGGCGAGACGATGTGGTCGGTCGCCGCCGACGCGGCCACCCAGCCCGAGATCCTGGGCGACGTCGTGCTCATCAGCACCCGGGAGCGGGTCATCGCGTACGACCTGAGCGGCGGCCGTCAGCTCTGGGCGTACGACCTGCCCGACCTCGCGTACGTCGGCGCCACGCGCGACGGCGACACCATCTACTGGTCGGCGACCGTCGGCGCCCTCGGCGGCGCGCGCCGCGTGGGTCACGTGGTGGCGATGGACGCGCGCAGCGGCCGAGAGATCTGGCGCCACGAGGTCCAGGGCGTCTTCGGTCAGCCCGCGGCGCAGGGCGGCCTCGTGTTCGTGCCGTGGGAGCGGCAGAACATCGCGGTGCTCGACGAGCTGACGGGCGACGAGGTGGCGCGCCTCCGCTCCACCGACGACGTCATCGCGTGGGCCTTCGATCACCCCACCGGCATCTACTACGGCGGGCGCGGGGTCTACCGCCTCACGCACCGCTCGGTCAGCGGCACGCGCGCGGAGTCGACGCACATCCGGCCGCCGCTCGGCGAGCTGCCGCGTCAGCCCGAGTCGGTGTTCCCCGACGGCTTCGTGCCGAAGCCCGGCACCCGCTCGGCGCGCGGGCGCATCCGGGTCTACTTCAACCCGGCCCCCGCCGCGGACGCCGAGTCGATCCACATCGAAGGCGACACCTACTATTTCGCCTACTACCGCTACGTCTTCGCCTACGACCTCGAGGGCAACCTGCGCTGGTCGCGCATCCTCGAGCAGGACGTGGTCAACGCCGAGGCGATGCCGCACGGCCTGCTGACCTTCGGCGAGCAGGGGCAGATGCACCTCCTCGACGTCGAGACCGGCAACGACCGCTGGACGCAGGACACCGGGCTGGCCACCGCCTCGGTCGCGCTGGACGCGGCCGGCTTCAGCCCCGGCGGTGAGAGCGGCGAGACCCGCCCGCTGCGCCAGAGCCTCAACGAGATGGTCGTCGACCCCGACAACCGGCTCGTCGCGGCGCGCGCCTACGCCATCGAGCGCCTCGCGGCGATCGAGGACGAGGAGATCACGCGGGATCTGCTGGACCTCTACCAGCAGCAGTCGATGCCCGGCGCGCTCAAGGAGGCGATCCGTGAGTCGCTGCGCACCCGCCGGAGCGGGGCCCAGTTCCTCATGGAGGCGCTCGCGCGCCGCTACGACTACCTCGAGGACACCCAGGCGCCGCCGCTCGAGGCGATCGTGCCAGCGCTGCTCGAGATGGAGCACGCGGAGGCCGTGCCGCAGCTGATCCACCACATGATGGATCACGAGACCCCGGCTCGCGTGCTGCCCGACGTGGTGCGCGCGGTCGTGCGGCTCGGCGGTGAGGACGCGGTCCCGGCCCTGCGCACGTTCCTGGTCCTCTACCACGCGGACAGCGAGTTCCAGGGCCCGGTCGCGGACCAGGCGCCCGAGGAAGAGGGCGGTCAGCCCGTCAGCGCCGATCCCGAGGCCCGCGCGCTCGCCTTCGCGGCGGAGGGCATCTTCGAGCACGGCGGGGTCGAGGGGCGTGAGCTCCTCGCGTCGCTCTCGGTCGAGACCGCGCGGACGCACGAGCCGATCGCGGCCTACATCCAGGGCCTCTACCAGTCGGAGCGCGAGGCCGAGGAGCGCCGCGCCCAGGAAGAGGAGGCGGCCGCGCAGGCCGCGCTCGCGGAGGCCGCGGCGGAGGCCGAGGCCGCCCTGCCCAACCGGCTCAGCCAGGAGCAGGTCAACCAGACCTTCGCCGCCAACGCCGACTCGATCCGCGAGTGCGTGGCGGGGGAGCTCGAGCGCAACCCGCGCCTCAACCAGGTGCGCCTCGTCTTCATCCTCTCGAGCGACGGGCAGGCGAGCGAGCTGACGGTCGCGCCCAACTCCGACCCGCTCGTGGAGTGCATGCGCGGTCAGGTCGCGGACATCGAGTTCCCGCGCTTCCGGCAGCGTCGCATGCGCGCCAACTTCGTCGTCTCGATCCGCGGCGGCACCGAGGAGGTCGAGGGCGGTCAGCCCGCGGTCCAGCCGCTGCCCGAGGACGCGCCCTGGTGGGCGTGGAGTCAGCGGCGCGCCGCGCTGCGAGGCGTGGCCGAGCAGGTGCCGGCCGAGGTCGAGCCGTGGTGGGCGGAGCGCGAGCCGCCGGCCGAGGAGCCGGAGCCCGTGTTCGCGGTCGAGACCCACGAGTGCCCGCCGGGGCTCCCCAACTGCAACGAGCCCGACCAGGCGTCGGACACGCAGCAGCAGCAGGGCCAGCAGGCTTCCGCGGGTCAGGGGCAGCAGGGCGCGCAGACCCAGCAAGGGCAGCAAGGGCAGCAAGGCCAGCAGGCGCAGCAGGGGCAACAAGGTCAGCAGGCGCAGCAGGGGCAGCAGGGCCAGGCCTCCCAGGGTCAGCAAGGGCAGCAGGGTCAGGCCGCTTCTGGCCAGGGTCAGCAGGGCCAGGCCGGGGGCGGAGGCACGCCCTGGTGGGCGGCGGCCGCGGCCGAGGAGGACGAAGAAGAGGAAGAGGAGGAGGAGGAGCCCGCGCCGCCGCGTCGCCGGTGA
- a CDS encoding HEAT repeat domain-containing protein yields the protein MTRFSELAVLAATVLTFLAPTLTPSDAEAQRRRRPQATENDQAEPAGPQPTVRDVDEIAGRLSSRDADEVRAAIDLLSVIDHPSVVPHLATLLRSGRSDEVTDRALQALGGLAHPSAIDVLVEFTHHRRARARRLAYAAIASTDDRRRPALLEQGLRDSDRNVRASAARALGEIGADRSLDTLFLAFDRGVVEAAIAIGKLGNRQHIERFNGYLGNVPLSVMLSGYSEMVRRNDVADEVKIDIVNRLGEVSGPMVRVFMQRYLDTFPTRGRASRSRVRQIVIDTLRRIPGHAGSARGRVVSSDSAEAQEQDTEDGQ from the coding sequence ATGACTCGCTTCTCCGAGCTCGCCGTCCTGGCGGCGACCGTGCTGACCTTCCTCGCGCCGACGCTCACTCCGAGCGACGCCGAGGCCCAGCGTCGCCGGCGCCCACAGGCTACCGAAAACGACCAGGCCGAGCCGGCCGGTCCGCAGCCCACGGTGCGTGACGTGGACGAGATCGCCGGTCGGCTCTCGTCGCGCGACGCGGACGAGGTGCGGGCCGCCATCGACCTGCTCAGCGTCATCGATCACCCGAGCGTGGTCCCCCACCTGGCGACGCTGCTCCGCTCGGGCCGGTCCGACGAGGTCACCGACCGCGCCCTGCAGGCGCTCGGCGGCCTCGCGCACCCGAGCGCGATCGACGTGCTCGTGGAGTTCACCCATCACCGCCGCGCGCGGGCCCGCCGGCTCGCGTACGCGGCCATCGCGTCCACCGACGATCGCCGCCGACCCGCCCTGCTCGAGCAGGGCCTGCGCGACAGCGACCGCAACGTGCGGGCCTCCGCCGCCCGCGCGCTCGGGGAGATCGGCGCCGACCGCTCGCTCGACACCCTCTTCCTCGCCTTCGACCGCGGCGTCGTCGAGGCCGCGATCGCGATCGGCAAGCTCGGCAACCGCCAGCACATCGAGCGCTTCAACGGCTACCTCGGCAACGTGCCGCTCTCGGTGATGCTCTCCGGCTACTCCGAGATGGTCCGCCGCAACGACGTGGCCGACGAGGTGAAGATCGACATCGTCAACCGGCTGGGCGAGGTGTCCGGCCCGATGGTGCGCGTGTTCATGCAGCGCTACCTCGACACCTTCCCCACCCGCGGTCGCGCGTCCCGGAGCCGGGTCCGCCAGATCGTCATCGACACCCTTCGCCGCATCCCCGGTCACGCCGGCAGCGCGCGCGGGCGGGTCGTCAGCTCGGACAGCGCCGAAGCCCAGGAACAGGACACGGAGGACGGACAGTGA